From a single Aspergillus puulaauensis MK2 DNA, chromosome 2, nearly complete sequence genomic region:
- a CDS encoding uncharacterized protein (TransMembrane:1 (o20-37i)) translates to MSSPAVTTGVHAGLDHNSTVVVTVVSLLICGLVYAPCKPLSTYLDASRNAIIEIDEGGVKWKGNQAQTRKYLNLRKDADYKNTTYTSMHEADHLASQGKDISGSKKPKPKTWLQWLQGMQWGSKDPNPLLPTTTSPTGSTTSTSAALARENPLGHGR, encoded by the exons ATGTCTAGTCCCGCAGTGACAACCGGCGTTCACGCCGGACTCGATCACAACTCAACAGTTGTGGTAACGGTTGTCAGTTTGTTAATTTGCGGGTTGGTTTATGCCCCCTGCAAGCCTCTATCAACTTATCTCGACGCCAG CAGAAACGCAATAATTGAAATCGATGAGGGAGGCGTGAAATGGAAGGGCAACCAGGCCCAAACGCGGAAATACCTTAATCTCCGCAAAGACGCAgattataagaatactacCTATACATCAA TGCATGAGGCTGACCACCTTGCAAGTCAAGGCAAAGACATATCGGGTTCTaaaaagccaaagccaaagacaTGGCTCCAATGGCTCCAAGGCATGCAATGGGGATCGAAAGACCCCAACCCCCTTctcccaacaaccacctcgCCTACCGGCTCTACCACCTCTACCTCCGCCGCACTTGCAAGGGAAAATCCCCTCGGCCATGGACGGTAG
- a CDS encoding GNAT family N-acetyltransferase (COG:S;~EggNog:ENOG410PRKY;~InterPro:IPR000182,IPR016181;~go_function: GO:0008080 - N-acetyltransferase activity [Evidence IEA]), translating to MEFTLTPVLPSDAPAITDVFFTSFTNALSQRMSPDTEDVRAFENAFFKHAAEEAQSSKGSDFIKVVASEPGQEGQDPVIAGFALWKYYEGEKDPHEGEKIEWPPSSDSALCESFFTGVDQERRMAIGDQPHYCAFSYFLPYGEADMTDLSILGVDPKFGRQGLGGRLLKWGLDRADQEQLITFISSSPAGRGLYEKHGTRAVRSYEVIPGYFETSMVRSVGGVRRCK from the coding sequence ATGGAGTTCACACTGACGCCCGTCCTCCCCTCGGACGCCCCGGCAATAACCGACGTGTTCTTCACCTCATTCACAAACGCACTCAGCCAGCGCATGTCCCCCGACACCGAGGACGTGCGCGCCTTCGAGAACGCCTTTTTCAAACACGCCGCTGAAGAGGCGCAGTCAAGCAAGGGGTCGGATTTCATCAAGGTGGTGGCCAGCGAGCCCGGACAGGAGGGGCAGGATCCGGTGATTGCGGGGTTCGCGCTGTGGAAGTACtacgagggcgagaaggaccCGcacgagggagagaagatcgAGTGGCCGCCTAGTAGCGACAGTGCGCTGTGCGAGTCATTCTTCACTGGTGTAGACCAGGAGCGGAGGATGGCAATTGGGGACCAGCCGCATTATTGTGCGTTCTCCTACTTTCTTCCCTATGGTGAAGCTGACATGACAGACCTGAGTATTCTGGGGGTGGACCCGAAGTTCGGGCGCCAGGGACTCGGCGGGAGGCTGTTGAAATGGGGCCTGGACCGTGCggatcaggaacagcttATTACGTTCATTTCGTCTTCTCCGGCGGGGCGGGGATTGTATGAGAAGCATGGAACTAGAGCTGTGCGCAGTTACGAGGTTATCCCGGGGTATTTCGAGACGTCGATGGTGCGGTCTGTTGGTGGAGTGCGGAGATGTAAATAG